AGTGCCGGAGACGAAGGAGGCCTTTGGAGAGATCACGGCCTTCTTCGACAAGCATCTCGGTCATTAATAACATTGGTTCGCGCCGGGATCGATTCTGGGTTATCATGAGAAGTGCTGCGCAGCGAAGCGCGGTGCGGAACCGTGGGTCTTTGAAGGGTAAATCTGCCGCAGGCAGAGAGCAATCCCCAAAGGCGCACCCTTTCCAAAGGAGATTCGTTTGTCGAAGGAAGATGCAATTGAGGTTATGGCGGTAGTCGTCGAGACGCTGCCCAATGCGATGTTCAAGGTGGAGCTTGAGAATAAGCACCAGGCTCTCGCCCACGTCTCTGGACGTATGCGCAAGAACTTCATCCGCATCCTCCCCGGCGATCGGGTCGCGATCGAGCTCAGCCCCTACGATCTCAACCGCGGGCGCATCGTCTACCGCTATAAGTAGTCAGCGTAACTATCGCGATGGACGTCAGCATCCCGGCCAATCCAAGCCGTTGCGAGTTGGCTCTAAGAGTTTTGTAAGCGTGGTTTTTCCACCTTCGGGTGTGGAAGCCGTGTGCAAAAAGTGTGAGGCCGTTGCTCACCAACCAGAAGGGAACCACAATGAAGGTCCGTGCGTCAGTAAAGAAGATCTGTGACAAGTGCAAGGTGATCCATCGCCGTGGCGTGGTTCGCGTCATCTGCGAGAACGCCAAGCACAAGCAGCGCCAGGGCTAATCTGGGCTGGTCATCTTTTGAAACGGCCCCGCCGGGCTAGTTAGCCGAAGTCAAGGCTTGCGTTGAACCTGGTGGAAGCACCGTAAACCAATCACCCCGCTCCTCGGGCCAGACCCGAGAGCCGCAACCGAAAAGGAACTCTCATGGCACGTATTGCCGGAGTCGACGTACCGAACAACAAGCAGGTACGCATCGGCCTCACCTATATCTTTGGTATCGGGGACTCGCGCGCAGCGAAGATCCTGGCCGAGGCCAACATCGATCCGATCGCCAAGGTCGGCACGCTCGATGAAGATCAGCTCAACGTCATCCGTCAGATCATCGAGAAGGGCGGCCAGATCGAAGGCGACCTCCGCAAGGAGATCTCGCTGAACATCAAGCGTCTGATCGAGATCCAGTCCTACCGTGGCCTCCGCCATCGCCGCTCGCTCCCTGTCCGCGGCCAGCGCACCCACACCAACGCTCGCACGCGCAAGGGCCCCCGCAAGGGCACGGTTGCCGGCAAGAAGAAAGCGACCAAGTAAATGGCGAAGACACAGAATCAGCAGAAGAGCGGCAAGGCTGCCGCTGGCAAGGGCAAGAAGTTCAAGAAGCGCGAGCGGAAAAATGTTCCGTACGGCCTGGTCTTCATTCAGGCTTCGTTCAACAACACCATCGTCACCATCACCGACCAGACCGGCAACACGCTGAGCTGGAAGAGCTCGGGCTCGCTCGGCTTCCGCGGCTCCCGCAAGGGAACCCCGTTTGCCGCGCAGCAGGCCGCTGTGGGCGCTGCCAATGCGGCCCGCGACCACGGTCTCCGTTCGGTCGATGTGCGCGTCTCGGGCCCCGGCTCGGGCCGTGAGTCCGCGATCCGCGCGCTCGCGACCGCCGGTATCGATGTGCGCAGCATCCGCGACGTTACGCCGATGCCGCACAACGGCTGCCGTCCGCCGAAGCGCCGCCGCGTCTGATCTTTCTTTTCTTTTCGGGTTGTCTGTCGTGTGTTCTGGAGTAAAGACACACGACAGGCAGCTCAGAACTTACAACTCAACTGGATCGTGACGAAGCGCAGCCAGCGCGTAAAACGATCGACACCCGAATTCAGGAGATTTCACAATGGCACGTTATACCGGACCCGTCTGCCGGCTCTGCCGCCGCGACGGCGTCAAGCTCTTTCTCAAAGGACCCAAGTGCTTTACCGAGAAGTGCCCCGTGGAGAAGCGTAACTTTCCTCCCGGCCAGCACGGCCAGTCGCGCAAGGTAAAGAAGGTTGTGGGCTACGGTCTGCAACTGCGCGAGAAGCAGAAGGCCAAGCGCATCTACTTCACGCTCGAGACCCAGTTCCGCGCCTACTACGAGAAGGCGTCGAACCGCACCGGCGTCACCGGCGAACTGCTGTTGCAGCAGCTCGAGACCCGCCTCGACAACGTCTGCTACCGCCTCGGTCTTGCCACCAGCCGCCGTCAGGCCCGCCAGGTCGTCCGTCACGGACACATCCAGGTCAACGGCCGCAAGGTGAACATCCCGAGCTTCCAGTGCAAGGTCGGCGATGAGATCGCGATTCGCGAGGGCTCGAAGGCTCTCGGAATCCTCGAGACCGCGAAGGAGTTCGCAGGTGGTCTCCAGTCCGTCACCTGGCTGGATATCAACCGCGACAACCTCTCCGGCAAGGTCATTGCCCTGCCGAAGCGCGAGGATGTTCAGCTCCCGGTCAACGAGCAGCTGATCGTCGAACTGTACAGCAAGTAGTTTTTTGTAAGGCAGCCGTTAGCCTCTGGCGCAAGCCAAGGGCTGACGGCTGCAAAGTTGTTTTACCAGTCAATCGTTGTATCCGGCTTTACTAACAATTCAGCAGGCAACCGCAGTATCCGCCCATCGCAAAATGCATCGCGGTGCGTGACGGAAAAGGAGAATTACCTATGCTCTGGAGAGGTTTCCAAAAGCCCAAGCGTCTCGCCGTCGAGACCGAGACTCTCACCGATAAGTACGGCAAGTTCAGCGCTCAGCCCTTTGAGCGCGGCTTCGGTACGACCATCGGCAACGCGCTGCGGCGCACGCTGCTCTCGTCCATCGAGGGCGCGGCGGTTACGGCCGTCCGCATCGAAGGCGTGCTGCACGAGTTCCAGTCGATCACCGGCGTGGTTGAAGACGCGACCGACATCATCCTGAACCTGAAGCAGATTCCGTTCAAGCTCGCGGGCGATGGCCCCAAGGCGCTCTATCTGCGTTCGGATGCGGCTGGCGTGGTCACCTCGGGCCTGATCGAGGCTGATGGCGATGTCGAGATCCTCGACAAGAACGTGTACATCTGCACCATCTCCGAGGGCGGCAAGATCGACATGGAGATGCGGCTGAAGCGCGGTCGCGGCTACATCTCGGCGGACAAGAACTTCGACGCCGACCTGGGCCTGGGCTTCATTCCCGTGGATTCGGTTCACTCGCCTGTTCGTAAGGTCAACTACGTCGTCGAGGCGGCTCGTCTCGGTCAGATCACCGACTACGACAAGCTCTCGATCGAGATCTGGACGAACGGCACGGTGCTTCCCGCCGATGCTCTCGGCCTCTCGGCCAAGCTGCTGAAGGACCACATGACCATCTTCATCAACTTCGAGGAGGAGATGGAGGCCGGTCACGATGGCCTGCACGATGGTCCCGCGATCCGCAACGAGAACCTGAACCGTTCGGTTGAGGAGCTCGAGCTTTCGGTGCGCAGCTACAACTGCCTGAAGAATGCGAACATCGCCACCATCGGCGAGCTGATCCAGAAGACCGAAGCCGAGATGCTGAAGACCAAGAACTTCGGCCGCAAGTCGCTGAACGAGATCAAGGAGATCCTCGCGCAGATGGGTCTGTCGCTCGGCATGAAGATCGACGAGAACGGCAACCCGCAGCCCGGTCCGACCTCGGTCCTGCCTGCTGCTACGCTCGCCGCCAGCTTCGGCAACTACGATGATGACGACGAGGACGATGATGAGGACGACGATCTCGACCTCCCCATCGAGCCTGAGAGCTTCTAACTTTTACTTTAGGCGGAGGGGGTAGCTCTGAGCTGCTTCCTCCACCTTTTCACCCGCAACACTGAAGCAAACCGACTCAGGCCAGAAGGTCAAGTCGAAGGAGATTCCACCATGCGTCACCGCAACGGCGGCTTTAAGCTTGGCCGCAACACCTCACACCGTCGCGCCATGCTGCGCAACCTCGTTACCTCGATCATCCTGCACGACCGTGTCGAGACCACCATCACCAAGTGCAAGGCCAGCCGTCCTATCGTCGAGAAGATGATTACGCTCGGCAAGAAGGGTGACGTTCACTCGCGTCGCCAGGCGCTGGCTTACCTGATGACCGACGAGGCCGTTACGCGTCTCTTCAGCGTCGTCTCGCCGCGCTACGCGACCCGGCCGGGTGGCTACCTGCGCATCGTCCGCACCAGCACCCGCAAGGGCGACGCAGCCGAGCTGGCTGTGGTCGAGCTGCTCGGAGCCGAGCAGGAGCTGAACGAGAAGGCACAGAAGCGCGCAGAGGCTCGCGAGAAGAAGCGCGAGGAGCTGCAAAAGCAGATGGAAGAGCAGAATCCGCCTGCCGAGCCGACCGAGTAGTTTCAGGCTTCAACAGGAACAAAGAAACCGGCGAGCCAGTGATGGCTTGCCGGTTTTTCTTGGTGAAGACAAAAGATGAAAAGCGCCCTCACGCCGGGCGGGCGGCACTTCGTTCGGCAGCAAAGTGCTAATGCCGGATGAGCCACATGATCCAGCTGGCGGCGATGGTGCAGCCGACGAACAGAGCAAAGCAGAGTGCGCCGAACTGGATCATCCGCCTGGGCTGCGAACGCTGGGTGATGCCGAATACGATCGACGTGAAGAGCGAGAAGAGCAGCAGCGCGCTGAAGTGAGAGAGGATCACGATGCCTTCCTTCCGTTGGCCAGCGAGTGCGCATCGACAGCGGAGACGATGTTCAATAGCCCCGCGACCACGATGAACTTGGTCCCGTAGTCGGCCATTGCGATCTGCGGCGGGGTGATGCCCCAGTCGAAGAGCCGCGCCAGCACATAGAGCAGGCCGGAGCCGAGGTCACCGGCGAAGCCCAGCATGTCCAGCAGCTCGCCCGTGTTGGGCGAGTAGATCTTGCCCTGGAGCGCAATGCCGATCGAGAACATGCAGACGACCGAGACGAACAGCAGCAGCGCCCGGACCCACTTCTTCAGGATCAGGTGGCCCGCTCCGGGGATGAGCCAGCCCGCGATGAGGACGATGGTTGCCAGTGCGGAGGCGTTACCGGCGGCTCTGGCCGGGGTTTTGACGTTGGTTGTCATTCGTCCTCAATGATAGCAGTTTCAGATTCTTACCAGCTCTCGCTGGATACGGCCGGTGACGCTGGCGGAGGTGCGGCGGGCGATCATGTTGACCTCGCTGCGCACGCCGAACTCTCCGGGGAAGTAGATGCCCGGCTCGACCGAGAAGCAGGTGTTGGGCAGGATCAGGCGCTCGTCGTGGGTCTCGAGGTTGTCGAGGTGGGCGCCGCTGCCGTGCAGCTCGGCGGCGATATTATGACCAGTCCGGTGGGTGAACCACTCGCCGAATCCGGCTTCACGGATGACGGCGCGGGCGGCGTCATCCGCCTCCCAACCGGCGATGGGGCGGCCTTCGCGGAAGGCGGCTTCGACCGTCAAGATCGCCGCGTCCCGGGCGTCGCGGACGGTGGTGAAGATGAGCTGGTCGCGCTCGGTCGGCTCGCGGTCGACGACGCCGGTCCAGGTGATGTCGTAGAAGATGGAGTCGGGGCGGTCGAGTTTTGCCCAGAGGTCGATGAGGACGAAGTCGCCGCGACGGATGGGCCGCGAGCTTTCGGGCGTAGGGTCGTAGTGCGAGTCCGCGCTGTTGGGGCCGCAGCTCACGTTGGGGCCGTGCTCCCAGACGAGGCCGACGGCCTGCATCTGCTGGCGCAGGTACTCGACCATCTCGTATTCGTTGGTGCCCGTGCTGCGGACGCGACGGCCCATCTCGAGCCATGCTTCGGCGAGGATCTCATCGACCAGCTTCTGTGCGGCGTAGTGGGTCTCGAGCTGCTCGTCGGTCAGGACGGCCTCGAACTCGCTGACCAGGTCGGCGGAGCTGACGATCTGCTTGCCCATCTCGCGCAGCAGCTCGACGGTGCCCGCGTCCACCATCGAGACGTACATGATGGCGTTGCGCGGGGAGTACTGCATGGCGAGCTTGGTAGTACCTGAGAGCAGGGTGTTCAGCTCGGACTCCAGTTCTTGCCACGAAGAGTAAGCGGCGAGCGTGCCGGGCAGGGAATCGAGACGGCCCGACTCGATCCGGTGGACCAGTTTGCGCGGCTCGCCCGTGGCGGGGATGAGGTAGAACCAGCGCCGGGTGACGTGCGCGTTCGCGTCCAGGCCGAGGATCCGGTAGGCCAGCGGGTCGCGGTGATGGTGGTCGTAGAAGAGCCAGCCATCGAGGTTCTGTTGCCGCAGCGCCGACTGAATCTTGTCGATGTTCATAGGTCGATAGTACTTCGTACCGTTCTTGGGTGTGTATGGGGAAGTTAGCTTCTGAGAGCCTCCCGCTGGTAGGCAGCGAGTATCTTTTCTTCCCGACCAACGGGAGGACTACGCGAAGCCGTAAAAAGGCGTGTGAACGCCCGCCCCGCGCGTAGCGGGCCTGTCCGGTAGGACAAGCCTTTATGGCTGGTAATGCACGGGCGGTTGTTTGGCTGCGGGAAGCGTAACGCCGAGCATCTCGGCGAAGCTTGGCGCGATCTGGCGCATGTCGATCACCTTCAGGTCGCGGCCAGCGGCAATGCCCCGGCCCTTGAGCATGAACGCCGAGCGCATCGCCGGGGTCGAAGGCAGATAGCCGTGCGTGCCGGTGTGGGGCGAGTCCTCGACGACGGCTCCGCTGGTGTTGCCGCCGGAGCCGAAGCCCTCCTTGAACTCGACCAGAAACGCCGCATTGGGGAAGCCTCCGCGGGCCGCGATCTCGTCGTGCGAAAGGATCTGCGCGATGCCGAGCTTCGGGTTGGCCTTCGCCTTGTCCAGTACGGCCTTTACTTTGGCCAGGGTGGCGGCGTCGTCGGTGTCGTGGAGCAGGATGGCGCAGCTTCCGCCCGCTGTCCATGCCTCGGCCTTCCAGGAGAGTACAGGGGCGTCATCCTCTCCGGCTTTCCTGTGCCCCAGCGTAATCAGCCCAGCCTTGGTGAAGAGCGCGTTGAGGTGGATGATGTGATCGATGCGGTAGAAGCCGTGGTCGGAGACAATGGCGATCCGGGTCGCGGGATCGACCGCCAGCGCGGCCTGCTCGATCTGGTGGACCTGCACGTCGAGCTTCTCGAGCGCGGCGTTGGCCTCGGGGCTGAAGGGGCTGTGCTGGTGCTCCTGATGGTCGAGGTTGGCCAGATGGACCAGCATCAGGTCGGGCTTGTCCTGCCGCAGAATCGCGACTGCCTCGGCGGTTTTGGTCTCGTCTGTATCGGCGTCTTTGGCGGGGTGGATGTGCAGCCGCTCAAGGATGTCCGGCGGGTTGTAGGGCGAGATGGCGGGCGTGGCCGTCTCCTCGGACTGCGCATGCTCGGCGATGTTGTAGTCGATGGGCGCGCCGACCGTCACCGGCCAGCTCACGGCACCGGTTCGAAGCCCGGCCTTGCTGGCAGCCTGATAGAGCGTCTCGACCTCGATGGCGCTGAACTCCCAGTACCAGACGCCGGGGTGCTCGCCGAGCGGGTCGAAGCGCACGTTGCTATAGATGCCGTGCTCGACCGGCCAGACGCCAGTGACGATGGTGGTGTGGCTGGGGTAGGTGACGGTGGGGATGACGCCTTCGACACCCTCGGCCCAGGTGCCCTGGGTGAGGAAGGTGCGGAGAGTGGGCACCTTGAGGCCGTGCTCATCGGCGTGGGTAACGTAATCAGGCCTCATGCCGTCGAGCGAGATGATGACCAGCGGCGCGGGCTTCTGGGCAAAGGCGGACAGGGCCGGGAACAGCGCCACGGCAGCGATGAGCAGGGACTTGTTCAGCATCTCTGCAAGATACCGCATTTAGATGAACAAAACGTGTCCTGCCGGACGGGCCTCTTGCGCGGAGGGCGGGCGTTTGCACGCCTTTTTACTGCTTCGCGTGGTCCTCCCGCTGGTCGGAAACGAATATTGCTCGCTGCCGACCAACGGGAGGCCCTCAGCAGATAACTTGCCCATGCTGCCCCGAGAACCGCACGAAGTGCCGCCCGCCCGGCGTTAGGGCGCTTTTGCTTTAAAAAGACGAAGGGCCGGGAGTGATCCCGGCCCTTCGTCTTTCCAATACCAACTTACGCGTTGGTGGCGAGCGCCTCGCGTTCCTTCTCGGCCTTTTCCGCCTTCTTGGCTGCCAGGGTGTTCTGCCCCAGCTCGGCCTCCAGCTTCTCGGTCGTGTAGGTCTCGATGATGTCGCCCACGCGGATATCCTTGTGGCCGGCCAGATCGATACCGCACTCGACGCCATCGCGAACCTCGGAGACGTCGTCCTTGAAGCGCTTGAGCGAGCTGATCTTGCCCTTCCAGACCTCCACACCATCGCGCAGCAGGCGAGCCTGCGAACTGCGCTTGATGAGGCCGTCGGTCACGCGGCAACCCGCAATCTGACCGACCTTGGTGATCTTGAAGACGTTGAGCACCTCGGCCCGTCCGGAGTAGTTCTCCTTGAAGACCGGATCGAGCAGACCGTACATGGCCTTTTCGATCTCGTCGCGCAGCTCGTAGATGATCGAGTGCAGACGAATCTCGACGTTCTCGCGAGCGGCAACCTCGGCAGAGTTGCGGTCGGGCCGCACGTTGAAGCCGATGATGACGGCGTTCGAAGCGGAGGCAAGCAGTACGTCCGACTCGGTGATCGCGCCGACGCCGGAGTGCAGTACGCGCACCCGGATCTTCTCGGTCGACATGTGCTGCAGATCCTCGGCGATGACCTCCACCGAACCCTGCACGTCGCCCTTGACGATCAGGTTCAGGTCCTTCGTTCCGGCCTGCTTGATCTGCTCCGCCAGGCCCTCGAGCGAGACACGCGCGCTCTTGGCCAACTGCGCCTCGCGCTCCTTCATCTTGCGGTACTGCGCAATGCCCTTGGCCTTGTCGCGGTCCGCCATCACGATGAAGGTATCGCCTGCGTCCGGCATCCCTTCGAGTCCAAGGATCTCGACCGGGGTCGAGGGGCCTGCGGTTTCGATGGGACGTCCACGGTCGTCGAACATGGCGCGGATCTTACCGAAGGTGTTGCCGACGATGTAGCTGTCGCCCAGCTTCAGGGTTCCGTTCTGCACCAGGATCGAGGCGACCGCACCGCGGCCACGGTCGAGCTTGGCTTCGATGACCGTACCGACGGCCGGACGATCCGGCTGCGCCTTCTGCTCGTTCACGTCGGCGACCAGGCAGATCATCTCCTCAAGCTTGTCGAGGTTCAGGTGCTTCTTGGCCGAGACTTCGACGAACTCGGTGTCGCCGCCCTGATTCGAAGGCTGCAGGCCGCGTGCGGCGAGCTGCTGGATGATCTTGGCCGGGTTGGCGTCGGGCTTGTCGATCTTGTTGACCGCGACGATGATCGGCACCTTGGCCGCGCGTGCGTGGTCGATGGCCTCAAGCGTCTGGGGCATCACACCGTCGTCGGCCGCGACCACGATGACGACGATGTCGGTCACCTTGGCTCCGCGAGCACGCATACGGGTGAAGGCCTCGTGACCAGGGGTATCGAGGAAGACGATCTCGCGTCCGAAGGCCGGGGAATCCGGCTTCGTCACATGGACCTTGTAGGCTCCGATATGCTGCGTGATGCCGCCCGCTTCGCCGCCTGCAACGTCGGTCGAGCGGATCGCGTCGAGCAGCGAGGTCTTACCGTGGTCGACGTGACCCATGATGGTGACCACCGGGGCGCGGACGATCTCGACCATGCCGGTCGTGTCTTCGAGGAAGCCCTCGATGGCCTCGTTCTCGAGCTGCTCTTCGACCGAGATGACCTGGGCGTCGGCTCCGAACTGGCGCGCGACATCCTTCACCAGCTCGCCGTCGAGCGACTGGTTGACCGTGACGAATACACCCTTCATCAGCAGGATCGCGATGAGATCCTTGCCGCGCACGTCGAGCTTCTCGGCCAGATCCTTCACGCTGATGCCTTCGGTCACCGTGATGGTCTTGGTGATCGGCAGGGGCTCGCGCGACATCTGGATGCCGCCGTAACGCGGTGGCGGCTGGAAGCCCTTCATCGGGCCTTCCTTCACCTTCTCGTAACGCTGTCCGCCGCGGCGCTGGCCGGGACGTGCCGGGCGCTGTCCGCCGGGAGTCTCACCCGGTCCGGGCATGGCTCCGGGAGCGCCGGGCGCTCCGCCGGGACGCGGTCCACCGAAGCCCGGACGCGGCGGGAAGCCGGGACGGGAGCCGGGGGCAAAGCCGGGGCGCGGCGGTCCACCCGGACCTCCAGGACCCGAAGGCCCGCCGGGATAGCTGCGGGTGGGGTGCATGGGGCGGCGTGCGCCGGGGGCCATGGGGCCACCCATGCCGGGGCGTGAGCCGGGAGCGCCGGGTCCGCCCATGGAGCCGGGTCGGGGACGCTCGAAGATGGGACGGCCGCGCGGAGGTGCTCCGGGAACCGGCGCGGGCGCGGTGTAGATGGGGCGCGGGCCGGTCTGCGGCATGATGATGCGGCGCGCCGGAGCGGCCGGAGTGGCGGGTGGTGCCGGAGCCGCAGGGGCTTCGGCGGCTGGAGCAGTGGCTGCTGCTACCGGCTCGGCTACGGGTGTTGCGGGAGCCGGTGCGGCGGGCTGGGCTGCTGCGGGAGCAGCCGGAGCTGCGGCCACAGGAGTCGCGGCTGGAGTCGGAGAGGCGGCAGCTACAGGAGCGGCCACGGCGGGCCTGGGGGCCGGAGCCGCGACGACGACCGGGGCAGTCCCGGCAGGGCGCGAGAGCGGCGAGTTAGCTGGAGTTGCTCCGGCGACCGGAGGCCGAACGACGACGGTCTGGGCCGGGGGACGGCTGGCGATCGCCGGTCCGCCAGCAGCGGGCGGGGGAGCGACGATGCGAGCGCCCTGGTTCGGCAGCGGCACGATGCGCCGGGGAGCCGGAGGAGTGTTAGGTGCGGGAGCGGCGGCAACCGGCGGCTGAACCCGAGGGGCAACCGGAGCAGTCGCAACCGGAGTTGCGGCGGCGGGAGCTGCCGGGGCCACGGGAACGGCAGTTGGTGCCGGAGCCGCAACCACCGAAGTTGCGGGTGCACCCGCAACGGGGGCAGCGACCGCAGGCCGGGCTACCGAAACTGCCGGAGCAGCCGCTACCGGGGCCGCTACGACAGCGGGCCGTTGCGGCGGGGCGTTCTTGGCTGCGTTCTCAGCCTGCTTGCGCTCGAGGATTGCCCGCATGGCATCACCTGGCTTCGATACGTTCGAGAGGTTGAACCGGCGCGCTGGCTCTGCGGGACGGTTGGCGCTGCTGCCACGGTTGCCGCCGTTGAAGTATCCACGGACCCGCTCGGCCTGATCCTCTTCGATCGAACTCGAGTGGGTCTTGCCCGTCACCCCGAGCGCTTCGAGCGCGTCAAGAATCGGCCTGCTTTTTACTTCCAGTTCCCGTGCCAGATCGTTAATGCGAACTTTACTCATCCGTCCCTTTTCATTTACTCCACCCGCGGCGCTAGCTGTTCATATCAGCCTCGTTCGGAGCAAATTGCGATTCGTCTCTATTATCACTGAAATCGCGGCAATCGCGATTCAAAGTATGTTTGCTTGCGTGGCTGGAGAAGCTAGCCACGGTCGTTTCCGTCCATATCGATGCCCTCGTCCGAGACCTCTTGCGCCTCGTTCACCAGCTCATCCACACTGTCGTTGTCCAGCTCGATCCGCTCTTCGCGGCGATCGGCTTCGCTGAAGCTGTCGCTCGTCGATTCGCGGTCCTCTTCTTCGGCGATATCTTCGCTCGAAACGCCGCTTACCTCTTCGAGATCACCGTGACCGGCCTGCTCGGAGAGAATCTCTTCGGGAGTCTTGGACATGGAACTCACCTCGTTGTGCTCGTTGGTCGAAGCCGGGTCCGTGGTCTCCGTCTGCGCGGCGGCTTCGGCGGTTGCGGCAACAACAGGACGCTCCTCGCCCTCTTCGTACTGGCCGAAGTAGTGGCGCACCGCGACCGAGATCTTCTCGACGGTCTTCTCGCCGATGCCCGGAACCTGCTGCAGCTCCTCGGCGGTCATATCGGCCAGCTCTTCGACCGTGGTGATGCCCGCCGTAATCAGCTTCTCGAGGATCTGCTCGCCCAGCTCGGTCACCTGCTCGATGGGCGTGGTCGGTCCGCCCGACATCGCTTGCATCTGCTGCTCGACCTCCTGGCGCTTCTCCTCTTCGCTCTTGATGTCGATCTTCCACTGCAAGAGCTTGGCTGCGAGCCGCACATTCTGGCCCTTCTTGCCGATGGCCAGCGAGAGCTGCGTGTCATCGACGATGACCTCGATCTGCTTGTCGGCCAGGTCGGTGATGGAGACGCGGCTGACCTTCGCGGGTTGCAGCGCCTTCTCGGCGAAGGTCGTGATCTCGTCCGAGTACTCGATAATGTCGATCTTCTCGCCGCGCAACTCGCGAATGATCGACTGCACGCGCATACCCTTCATGCCCACGCACGCGCCCACCGGATCGACGTCCTTGTCGCGG
This is a stretch of genomic DNA from Granulicella sp. WH15. It encodes these proteins:
- a CDS encoding Xaa-Pro peptidase family protein, with amino-acid sequence MNIDKIQSALRQQNLDGWLFYDHHHRDPLAYRILGLDANAHVTRRWFYLIPATGEPRKLVHRIESGRLDSLPGTLAAYSSWQELESELNTLLSGTTKLAMQYSPRNAIMYVSMVDAGTVELLREMGKQIVSSADLVSEFEAVLTDEQLETHYAAQKLVDEILAEAWLEMGRRVRSTGTNEYEMVEYLRQQMQAVGLVWEHGPNVSCGPNSADSHYDPTPESSRPIRRGDFVLIDLWAKLDRPDSIFYDITWTGVVDREPTERDQLIFTTVRDARDAAILTVEAAFREGRPIAGWEADDAARAVIREAGFGEWFTHRTGHNIAAELHGSGAHLDNLETHDERLILPNTCFSVEPGIYFPGEFGVRSEVNMIARRTSASVTGRIQRELVRI
- the rpsM gene encoding 30S ribosomal protein S13; the protein is MARIAGVDVPNNKQVRIGLTYIFGIGDSRAAKILAEANIDPIAKVGTLDEDQLNVIRQIIEKGGQIEGDLRKEISLNIKRLIEIQSYRGLRHRRSLPVRGQRTHTNARTRKGPRKGTVAGKKKATK
- a CDS encoding ectonucleotide pyrophosphatase/phosphodiesterase, whose amino-acid sequence is MLNKSLLIAAVALFPALSAFAQKPAPLVIISLDGMRPDYVTHADEHGLKVPTLRTFLTQGTWAEGVEGVIPTVTYPSHTTIVTGVWPVEHGIYSNVRFDPLGEHPGVWYWEFSAIEVETLYQAASKAGLRTGAVSWPVTVGAPIDYNIAEHAQSEETATPAISPYNPPDILERLHIHPAKDADTDETKTAEAVAILRQDKPDLMLVHLANLDHQEHQHSPFSPEANAALEKLDVQVHQIEQAALAVDPATRIAIVSDHGFYRIDHIIHLNALFTKAGLITLGHRKAGEDDAPVLSWKAEAWTAGGSCAILLHDTDDAATLAKVKAVLDKAKANPKLGIAQILSHDEIAARGGFPNAAFLVEFKEGFGSGGNTSGAVVEDSPHTGTHGYLPSTPAMRSAFMLKGRGIAAGRDLKVIDMRQIAPSFAEMLGVTLPAAKQPPVHYQP
- the rpmJ gene encoding 50S ribosomal protein L36; protein product: MKVRASVKKICDKCKVIHRRGVVRVICENAKHKQRQG
- a CDS encoding DUF6677 family protein; amino-acid sequence: MTTNVKTPARAAGNASALATIVLIAGWLIPGAGHLILKKWVRALLLFVSVVCMFSIGIALQGKIYSPNTGELLDMLGFAGDLGSGLLYVLARLFDWGITPPQIAMADYGTKFIVVAGLLNIVSAVDAHSLANGRKAS
- the rpsK gene encoding 30S ribosomal protein S11, yielding MAKTQNQQKSGKAAAGKGKKFKKRERKNVPYGLVFIQASFNNTIVTITDQTGNTLSWKSSGSLGFRGSRKGTPFAAQQAAVGAANAARDHGLRSVDVRVSGPGSGRESAIRALATAGIDVRSIRDVTPMPHNGCRPPKRRRV
- the rplQ gene encoding 50S ribosomal protein L17, producing MRHRNGGFKLGRNTSHRRAMLRNLVTSIILHDRVETTITKCKASRPIVEKMITLGKKGDVHSRRQALAYLMTDEAVTRLFSVVSPRYATRPGGYLRIVRTSTRKGDAAELAVVELLGAEQELNEKAQKRAEAREKKREELQKQMEEQNPPAEPTE
- the infA gene encoding translation initiation factor IF-1 → MSKEDAIEVMAVVVETLPNAMFKVELENKHQALAHVSGRMRKNFIRILPGDRVAIELSPYDLNRGRIVYRYK
- a CDS encoding DNA-directed RNA polymerase subunit alpha, whose translation is MLWRGFQKPKRLAVETETLTDKYGKFSAQPFERGFGTTIGNALRRTLLSSIEGAAVTAVRIEGVLHEFQSITGVVEDATDIILNLKQIPFKLAGDGPKALYLRSDAAGVVTSGLIEADGDVEILDKNVYICTISEGGKIDMEMRLKRGRGYISADKNFDADLGLGFIPVDSVHSPVRKVNYVVEAARLGQITDYDKLSIEIWTNGTVLPADALGLSAKLLKDHMTIFINFEEEMEAGHDGLHDGPAIRNENLNRSVEELELSVRSYNCLKNANIATIGELIQKTEAEMLKTKNFGRKSLNEIKEILAQMGLSLGMKIDENGNPQPGPTSVLPAATLAASFGNYDDDDEDDDEDDDLDLPIEPESF
- the rpsD gene encoding 30S ribosomal protein S4, giving the protein MARYTGPVCRLCRRDGVKLFLKGPKCFTEKCPVEKRNFPPGQHGQSRKVKKVVGYGLQLREKQKAKRIYFTLETQFRAYYEKASNRTGVTGELLLQQLETRLDNVCYRLGLATSRRQARQVVRHGHIQVNGRKVNIPSFQCKVGDEIAIREGSKALGILETAKEFAGGLQSVTWLDINRDNLSGKVIALPKREDVQLPVNEQLIVELYSK